The following proteins are encoded in a genomic region of Rhodoferax aquaticus:
- a CDS encoding ABC transporter ATP-binding protein has protein sequence MSLENTTSKQDATLAVRMVGINKRFGAVAANVDVNLNIQSGTVHGIVGENGAGKSTLMSVLYGFYTCDSGTIDVFGKQVLIRNADDAIALGIGMVHQHFMLVDTLTALENVMLGAEPHWLLQKADGTVRSKLETLMQATGLHVKLDSLVADLPVGDRQRLEILKALYRGAKVLILDEPTAVLTPQETEHLFGVLRVLREQGTTILLITHKLKEVMRLCDSVTVMRGGRVVKELAIADASIEVLAESMVGRKVQMGRVDGDVKQPGAELLIAKGITVRDNLGVVRLDNIDLTLRAGEIVGIAGVSGNGQSELLDVLSGLLTPKDGALKVCGQSFNAQSWLNPLQARELGLAHVPEDRHARALVMEFAAWESAVLGYDGRRDYAMFGWMNHNGMRNATASMMEKFDVRPRDTKLGSSKFSGGNQQKLVLARELGQQPKVLLVGQPTRGVDIGAIEFIYSQLRQMRDGGCAVLVVSSELDEILALSDRVIVMNQGRVAGELAIADCTETGIGMLMTGGH, from the coding sequence TTGAGTTTAGAAAACACCACGTCAAAACAAGACGCCACGCTAGCCGTGCGCATGGTCGGTATCAACAAACGGTTCGGCGCGGTTGCTGCCAACGTTGACGTGAATTTGAACATCCAAAGTGGGACTGTTCATGGAATTGTTGGCGAAAACGGTGCTGGAAAAAGCACTCTCATGTCGGTGTTGTATGGGTTTTACACCTGTGACAGCGGCACGATTGATGTGTTTGGGAAACAGGTACTTATTCGTAATGCAGACGATGCGATTGCATTGGGCATAGGCATGGTCCATCAGCACTTCATGCTGGTGGATACCTTAACTGCGCTAGAGAATGTGATGCTTGGAGCTGAGCCACATTGGCTCTTGCAGAAGGCGGATGGCACCGTTCGAAGCAAGCTCGAAACTCTCATGCAAGCAACAGGCTTGCACGTCAAACTAGATTCTCTGGTGGCTGATCTACCCGTTGGTGATCGACAGCGTCTTGAGATTTTGAAGGCGCTTTACCGTGGGGCAAAGGTTCTGATCCTTGATGAGCCTACCGCGGTGCTAACACCCCAGGAAACCGAACATTTGTTTGGAGTGTTGCGGGTACTGCGAGAGCAAGGCACGACCATTTTGTTGATTACCCACAAACTCAAAGAAGTGATGCGTCTGTGTGACTCTGTCACAGTGATGCGCGGGGGTCGTGTTGTTAAAGAGCTGGCCATCGCAGATGCGTCTATTGAAGTGCTGGCTGAGTCCATGGTGGGGCGAAAGGTTCAGATGGGCCGAGTCGATGGCGATGTAAAGCAGCCGGGTGCCGAGCTACTAATCGCCAAGGGCATCACAGTGCGAGACAACTTGGGCGTAGTTCGGCTCGACAACATCGATTTGACTTTACGTGCAGGGGAAATCGTAGGTATCGCCGGTGTTTCTGGCAACGGGCAGAGTGAGTTGTTGGATGTCTTGTCAGGCTTGCTAACGCCCAAAGATGGGGCGCTGAAAGTTTGTGGTCAAAGTTTCAATGCCCAGTCTTGGCTAAATCCATTGCAAGCGCGAGAGTTGGGTCTAGCCCATGTGCCGGAAGACCGCCACGCGCGTGCGCTTGTGATGGAGTTCGCGGCTTGGGAGTCCGCCGTCTTGGGATATGACGGTCGCCGTGATTACGCTATGTTTGGTTGGATGAATCACAACGGCATGCGCAATGCAACGGCATCCATGATGGAGAAATTTGACGTCCGTCCGCGAGATACAAAACTGGGCAGCAGTAAGTTTTCCGGCGGCAACCAACAAAAACTCGTGTTGGCACGGGAGTTGGGGCAGCAACCCAAGGTCTTGCTAGTGGGTCAGCCCACGCGGGGAGTCGATATTGGGGCTATTGAGTTTATCTATTCGCAGCTCCGGCAAATGCGTGACGGGGGCTGTGCCGTGCTGGTCGTTTCTAGTGAGTTGGATGAAATTTTGGCGTTGTCAGATAGGGTGATTGTGATGAATCAAGGGCGGGTAGCGGGCGAGTTGGCCATTGCCGACTGTACGGAAACTGGCATTGGTATGTTGATGACAGGGGGGCACTGA
- a CDS encoding ABC transporter permease: protein MNAANTLPRWADLVLLPIVCLGVALLAAAGVVALIGQNPMEVISVLIHGAFGSQRGLSYTLYYATTFVFTGLAVSVAYHGGLFNIGGEGQAILGGLGTGLVALWLSPVLPAWLMLPLMLLCGALFGMVWAAVPAYLQAYRGSHIVITTIMFNFIASSLLVYLLVNHLRPAGSMSVESAAFAESAKLPSMHDAMGWFGVTWADSPLNISLVLALIACVGVYLFLWHTRAGYHLRAVGSSPSAAEYAGIRSKQQVMVSMAISGALAGMVGMNEIAGVNGRLLLEFVSGAGFTGIAVALMGRNHPVGIVLASVLFGALFQGGAEVAFDVPGFSRDMVVMVQGFIVLFSGAMVYVIAPILAWVLSMIMRLLPKGSAKAANTGASHG, encoded by the coding sequence ATGAATGCCGCGAACACACTGCCTAGGTGGGCAGACCTAGTGCTTCTTCCCATAGTTTGTTTGGGGGTGGCGCTGCTAGCAGCTGCGGGGGTCGTTGCATTGATTGGCCAGAATCCGATGGAAGTTATTTCTGTCTTGATTCATGGTGCTTTTGGTTCACAACGTGGACTGAGCTATACCTTGTACTACGCCACTACGTTTGTCTTTACCGGTTTAGCTGTATCGGTTGCGTACCATGGCGGCCTGTTCAATATCGGTGGTGAGGGGCAGGCAATACTGGGTGGCTTAGGCACGGGTTTGGTTGCTCTATGGCTTTCGCCAGTTCTGCCGGCCTGGCTCATGCTGCCACTGATGCTGTTGTGTGGCGCTTTGTTTGGCATGGTGTGGGCGGCCGTACCAGCATACCTTCAGGCATACAGAGGCAGTCACATCGTGATTACCACCATCATGTTCAACTTCATTGCGAGTAGCCTCTTGGTGTATTTGCTGGTTAATCATTTACGACCAGCAGGGTCGATGTCTGTGGAAAGTGCAGCATTTGCGGAGTCGGCAAAACTTCCAAGCATGCATGACGCCATGGGCTGGTTTGGCGTTACTTGGGCAGACTCACCTCTGAACATTAGTTTGGTTCTTGCCCTGATTGCATGTGTGGGGGTGTACTTGTTCTTGTGGCACACCCGGGCCGGTTATCACTTGCGCGCCGTGGGTTCAAGTCCAAGTGCTGCGGAGTATGCCGGTATACGTTCCAAGCAGCAGGTGATGGTTTCAATGGCTATTTCTGGTGCACTGGCCGGCATGGTTGGGATGAATGAAATTGCCGGCGTTAACGGGCGTCTGTTGTTGGAATTTGTTAGTGGGGCAGGCTTTACTGGCATTGCAGTGGCACTTATGGGGCGAAATCATCCCGTGGGCATCGTGCTCGCCAGCGTTTTGTTTGGTGCTTTGTTTCAAGGCGGGGCAGAGGTTGCTTTTGATGTGCCCGGTTTTAGCCGAGACATGGTAGTGATGGTGCAAGGGTTTATCGTTTTGTTTTCAGGTGCCATGGTGTATGTCATTGCGCCTATCTTGGCGTGGGTGTTATCAATGATCATGCGACTTTTGCCAAAAGGCTCTGCGAAGGCAGCAAACACGGGAGCCAGCCATGGATGA